Below is a genomic region from Medicago truncatula cultivar Jemalong A17 chromosome 3, MtrunA17r5.0-ANR, whole genome shotgun sequence.
gtagCTGTGAAGACAAATATGTTATTGTATTTGTAGCTGCTCTTCTGGCTGCATTAGAGACAAGAAGGCGTTATAGACATTTTGTCATTAAGTTAGATTTTGTTAGTCTTCTATATCAGCGTTTACCAACCATGTATCAACATCTTGTTGAAGCTGCAAAGTTTTTCTTACACGAAGTGGCATGGtttttataaaatgtttatCTAAGtcaatgaaataataattttttatcgaTCTTCTATGCTTAtaaaatgtttattattttcataaaggcaaaatacatatttaactaCTATGGTCTTGTTGTGgctcttctctttctttcaaGTTGATCATAAAACAACCAATTAAAGTAGCAGCCAggacaaaaatatttgttttcacACGTTCACATTTGCTTTTCTTCTCTATAATTTCAAGGCCTTGCTAATGCAAACTTATGTTTTTCAAATTGGTAAAAATCTATTACTTTGTTGCactgaaaattaaaaagagaCAAGAAGGGGTCCAATCCAAGAGTTCTTTGTTCTTGAATTACTTCTATGTTCATGGCTTGCTGCTTTAGGGTCAAAGTTGAGACTTCTAAACATAATGGTATCATTAATGTTATTCTATAttccccttttttattttttaacttgcTTGAAGTAGTTTGTATTACAGGATATTGCAATATTAATAATGCTATTGTACCAGGTAGAACAATTGTTACCAGATGTTAGTTCTTGTTTCTATATATTCTGACATGGACAGGTTTGAATTTGATAGTTGTTGGGAGAGAAGAGGAAGTTTCGAGTGGTTTAAGCTACAAAGCAGCCTCTTCATTTGTGCCTCTAACTTCTAGGACTGAGGATGAGGTATTGCGATCCAACAATTTGACGTGTTTCACTATCAACGAGGTAAGAGCCGCAACAAGGAACTTTCATCCAGATAGTATGATTGGCAAAGGTGGATTTGGTTGTGTATTTAAGGGTTGGATCGATGAGCACACACTAGCCCCGACTAAACAAGGTACTGGTTTTGCCGTTTCTGTGAAGAGGCTCAACGATAAAAGCAATCAGGGACATAGTGAATGGTTGGTAAGTGTCATTTAATTTCTGTTTGAAGTTAGGAAAATAACAAAttagtttatgaaaatttaGATATTTACTGAGAGTGACTAATTAATCTTGTACTTTAGACGGAAATCAATTATCTGGGACAGCTGCATCATCCTAATCTTGTGAAATTGATTGGTTATTGCATAGAGGATGAATGCTGGATTTTGGTATATGAATTTCTTACCAAGGGAAGTTTAGATAATCTTTTGTTTAAAAGTATGTATTAATTTTCCTCCTTCTATTATTgtctcttttttcattttatttttttgaggtgtttttcttgtttttcattTGTTGACTTGATTTGAGTTAGCATATTAAACCCATCAAAATCTCATCTCTACAAACCTAAATGTTAATGGAGCAGGGGCTTCTAACTTTCAGCCACTCACATGGAAAATCCGAATGAAGATAGCTCTTGATGTTGCTAAGGGTCTTGCATTTCTTCACAGTGATGAAGTGAATGTGATACATGGAAACTTGAAAACTTCTAAAATCTTGATTGATTCTGTAAGTTGATTAGTTGATTTTACACTAACAAGCTTAGAGATGGAGAGTTTGCTAGTTTCACAAGGTTTATAAATTCCTTTATGTCAATGACAGAACCACAATGCAAAACTATATAATTTTGGGTTGGCAAAAGATATACCAGAAATAGATATGATAGACCCAGATATGGTATATATACAAGGGCCTTACGACGCACCTGAGTATAAACTTATAGGTATCGCAATCTTTTCAAGCCAATATCATGATTATTACaacttaccaaaaaaaaacctacaatTTTATTCCTAACATCTTTTCGAATTGTCTTTTTTGTGAAGGTCACTTGACCAAAAAGAGTGATGTATACGGTTTTGGGGTTGTTCTCCTGGAAATTATGTCGGGAAAACGTGCATTGGATTATAACAGGCCACGATGGGAAAATGATTTAGTTGTGTGGGCGCGGCCATTACTTATCAACAAAGAAAAGATCTATCAAGTCATGGATTCCTGTATAGAAGGTCAATACTCGCCGCATGAAGCAATGGAGGTGGCTCGTATTGCAATTCAATGTCTGTCTTGTAATTCGAAAAATCGACCAAACATTGATGATGTGGTGAGATCATTAGAAAAACTTTAGGATTCTAATGATACAATGGTTCAGAACATGATacaatttcaatatatgtttaaATGGAGAAAACACTCCTAATAAGTATTCATCAGATTCTCTACTTTGtggaaattgaaattattttaatttttgaataaatacatTTATAACTTTGGCTTCGTATGCTTTAATGTTCGTAACAAAAGTTTATTTCTTCCATTCCAACATTTATTTGTCACTCTGTTATTTCAATACATCGTGATTTTGTCGGCACAAAAAATTTCGTGATACTTAGcattattattttaacaataCCAAAGTGAGTGAAAGAATCAAccacaatgttttttttaagagatcaaaatgaaatatattaataccAGCAATTAGCCGAACATCCAAACATGAAAAAGGGTTCTGGCACCAATCATGAAacttataatgaaaaacaacaaatttagcTTTAAACCACTAAAAGGAAAGAAATTTAATATTCTCCAAAAGCTAAAAAGGGGAGTTTTCTTTGCCTCGGAAAAGCCTAACATTTATTTGCTTCCAAATCACCCAAGAACTTGCAAACCCAGATCAAAAACATGAAAGAACACCTTGATTTTACATGACTTGAAGAGGTACCAAACTAGAGAAAATGATCCACAATGGTTGATGGATCCGCTAAATGAACAAGTTGTCAAATATGACCAAATAGGCTGCATGTCAAGAACAAACGAACATTTGATTCCTTGCAACCCACAACCACTAACACACAACTGAGCCTCATGTGGAATAATCCCTCTTCGAAATAAATTCT
It encodes:
- the LOC25489292 gene encoding receptor-like cytoplasmic kinase 176, with protein sequence MFMACCFRVKVETSKHNVVGREEEVSSGLSYKAASSFVPLTSRTEDEVLRSNNLTCFTINEVRAATRNFHPDSMIGKGGFGCVFKGWIDEHTLAPTKQGTGFAVSVKRLNDKSNQGHSEWLTEINYLGQLHHPNLVKLIGYCIEDECWILVYEFLTKGSLDNLLFKRASNFQPLTWKIRMKIALDVAKGLAFLHSDEVNVIHGNLKTSKILIDSNHNAKLYNFGLAKDIPEIDMIDPDMVYIQGPYDAPEYKLIGHLTKKSDVYGFGVVLLEIMSGKRALDYNRPRWENDLVVWARPLLINKEKIYQVMDSCIEGQYSPHEAMEVARIAIQCLSCNSKNRPNIDDVVRSLEKL